The genomic segment TGGATGGGCGCCGGGAAATAGGTCGAGGCGATTTCCTCGGGCGGCATGGGCTTGCCCAGGAGCCAGCCTTGCACGCGATGGCACTGCAAGGCATTGAGAATCGAGAACTGCCCTTCGGTCTCCACGCCTTCCGCGACGATTTCGCGATTCAGGCGGCGCGACAACTCGACGATGGTGCCGACGATGGCCTGCGCGCTGGAATCGCTTTCCAGGTTGCGCACGAAGGAACGGTCGATCTTGATGGTGTCGAACGGCAGTTGGCGCAAATAGCCCAGGCTGGAATAACCGGTGCCGAAATCGTCGATGGCGATGCGCACGCCGGCGCGCCGCAATTCCGCCAGGCGGGAAATCTCCCCGCCTTCCGCCGCCACCAGCACGCCTTCGGTGATTTCCAGTTCGAGCCGTTCGGCGGCCAGGCCGGTGCGATCGAGCGCCCCGCGAACTTCGCGCACCAGGTGGATTTTTTCCAGTTGCACCGGCGACAGGTTGACCGACAGATACCAGGGCTCGGGCCAGGTCGCGGCTTCCGCGCAGGCCGTTTCCAGCACCCATGCGCCCAGGGGCACGATCAGCTCGGTCTGCTCCGCGAGGGGAATGAACTGCATGGGCGCGACCAGGCCGCGCACCGGGTGGTTCCAGCGCAGCAGCGCCTCGAAGCCGACAACGCTGCGCGTCTCGGCGCTATAGATAGGCTGATAGTGGACGTAGAGTTGGCCGACTTCCTGCATGGCCTGGCGCAGGTCGTCTTCCAGCGCCTCGGCATCGGCGACCTGGGACAGGCCGAGCACGCTCTGGCCGCTGCGCGTAATGCGCACCGTCCGCAGGATGGCTTCCGAGCGCGCCAGTTGGATCGCCAGAAAAAGCAATATGCCGGTCGGGACCAGCACAATGAGCGTGAGCAGTATCCAATGAAAACCAGCAATGGTCGCGGTCCCGGTATCCCACAGATACCAGGCCGGCAGCAGGCACAGGGCCACCACCACCGCCACGCCGCCGCCCCCGCCGAGCGCTCCCCGCGCACGCCGGGAAATGAACCACGTCATCAGCAGGGTGACGCCAATTATTTCAAACTGGATTACGGCTACGACCAGCAATGTAAGAGTGTCAAGCATCGCACACCGTAGACGGCGATAACGGAATTAGTCCGAAGCGTGCCGCACCGCCTGGATTCTTGCACAAAATTGGCAAGTATCACACCGATATGGACGAGATTTCCTTGTAGGCCGCCACCAGGCGGTTACGCACTTGAACCGCGGTCTGGAAGCCGATATTCGCTTTTTGCAGGTCGATCATTACGTCATTCAGTGAAATATTGGGCGCGCCTAATTCATACGCGCTGGCTTGCGCCTTCGCCGACATCTGTGCCGACGATACGCGCTCCAGCGACGCCTTGAGTTCGGTGGCGAAACTGCCGGCGGCCGGATTGGCCGCCGCGCTCGCCGCGGTGGCGGACGCGCCGCCCTCGGCGGCGCGAACCGCCGCGCGCATCTGCGCCAGCATGGTCTCGATGCCAGTCATTCCGGATACTGCCATGGCAAAAATTTCCTTATTGTCAGGGACGCTTGTGAATGCTCGCAAGACTAATGCCTCGGGCTGTCGCGCATAGCCGACAAATGACGGCAAAAATCCCGACATTTCGCCCGCTTGGCCCGCGGGGCATGCGCGGCCGTCCGCATAGAAAACAAATAGCGCCATAAAGGCGGTTTTTTCGGCATTTGGCCTTGCCGGCGGTCCGGCCATAATCCACGCTCCCACATCAGAAGCACGTTGCATGTGTAACTTGCCCACCTTCAGCTTTCCCCGGCACTCGCGCCTTTCGGCGAGCGGGGGCATCCGATGAATCAGCAGGCGACTCTTACTTCCTCCCTCATGGCCCGATTCCCCGTGCTGGAACGGCTGCGCGCGATACCCAAACCGGCGCTGATCGGCGCCATCGCCGCGGTCGCCGCCCTGGTGGTGGCCGCGACCATGTGGAGCCGGGACCCGAACTACAAGGTGCTGTTCTCCAATCTGGACGACCGCGACGGGGGCGCCATCGTGGCGGCCCTGAACCAGATGAACGTGCCCTACCGCTTCAATGACGGCGGCACCGCCCTGCTGGTGCCCCAGGAAAAGGTCTACGACACGCGGCTGCAACTGGCCGCGCAGGGCCTGCCGCGCGGCGGCTCGGTCGGTTTCGAGCTGCTGGACAACAACCGCTTCGGCGCCAGCCAGTTCACCGAACAGATCAATTACCAGCGCGCCCTGGAAGGCGAACTGGCGCGCTCGATCGAATCGGTCAATTCCGTGCAGCATGCCCGCGTGCACCTGGCCATCCCGCGCCAGACCCTGTTCGTGCGCGACCGCCAGGCGCCCACGGCGTCGGTGCTGCTGAATCTCTATCCCGGCCGCAGCCTGGGCGACGGCCAGGTTTCCTCCATCGCCTGGCTGGTGGCGTCCAGCGTGCCCGAGCTGACGGTCAACAACGTGTCCATCGTCGACCAGAACGGCCGCCTGCTCTCGCAGCCCGCCGGCGAAGGCCGCGGCATGGACGCCGACCAGTTGCGCTACATGCGCGAGACGGAACAGCGCACGGTCGAGCGCATCCTGTCCATCCTCAATCCGCTGGTGGGCCCGGGCAACGTGCACGCCCAGGCCAGCGCCGACATGGATTTCTCGCGCCGCGAGGAGACGCAGGAAACCTATCGCCCCAACCAGGAGCCCGGCCAGGCCGCCGTGCGCAGCAAGCAGACCAGCGACGCGCAGCAGAACGGCGCCAACGCCGCCCAGGGCGTGCCCGGCGCGCTGTCGAACCAGCCGCCGGCCGGTCCCACGGCGCCCATCGTCAATCCGCAGCAGCAGCCGCAACGCCCGGGCCAGCCCGGCCAGCAGCAGGCCCAGGGCGCCAACAACGCCAACGGCGCCAATGGCGCCGGCACCACCACGCAGGTCCAAGGCCCCAGCAGCGAGCGGCGCGAC from the Bordetella genomosp. 10 genome contains:
- a CDS encoding putative bifunctional diguanylate cyclase/phosphodiesterase; the encoded protein is MLDTLTLLVVAVIQFEIIGVTLLMTWFISRRARGALGGGGGVAVVVALCLLPAWYLWDTGTATIAGFHWILLTLIVLVPTGILLFLAIQLARSEAILRTVRITRSGQSVLGLSQVADAEALEDDLRQAMQEVGQLYVHYQPIYSAETRSVVGFEALLRWNHPVRGLVAPMQFIPLAEQTELIVPLGAWVLETACAEAATWPEPWYLSVNLSPVQLEKIHLVREVRGALDRTGLAAERLELEITEGVLVAAEGGEISRLAELRRAGVRIAIDDFGTGYSSLGYLRQLPFDTIKIDRSFVRNLESDSSAQAIVGTIVELSRRLNREIVAEGVETEGQFSILNALQCHRVQGWLLGKPMPPEEIASTYFPAPIQEGLMERTLSWAENPGAAE
- the fliE gene encoding flagellar hook-basal body complex protein FliE; protein product: MAVSGMTGIETMLAQMRAAVRAAEGGASATAASAAANPAAGSFATELKASLERVSSAQMSAKAQASAYELGAPNISLNDVMIDLQKANIGFQTAVQVRNRLVAAYKEISSISV
- the fliF gene encoding flagellar basal-body MS-ring/collar protein FliF; the encoded protein is MNQQATLTSSLMARFPVLERLRAIPKPALIGAIAAVAALVVAATMWSRDPNYKVLFSNLDDRDGGAIVAALNQMNVPYRFNDGGTALLVPQEKVYDTRLQLAAQGLPRGGSVGFELLDNNRFGASQFTEQINYQRALEGELARSIESVNSVQHARVHLAIPRQTLFVRDRQAPTASVLLNLYPGRSLGDGQVSSIAWLVASSVPELTVNNVSIVDQNGRLLSQPAGEGRGMDADQLRYMRETEQRTVERILSILNPLVGPGNVHAQASADMDFSRREETQETYRPNQEPGQAAVRSKQTSDAQQNGANAAQGVPGALSNQPPAGPTAPIVNPQQQPQRPGQPGQQQAQGANNANGANGAGTTTQVQGPSSERRDATTNYELDRTISHIKQPVGALKRMSVAVVINYLPNKDGEPKAMEADELNKLTTLVKEAMGYSEARGDSLNVVNSQFNDVEPSTPWWKDPDNIAMAKTALGWLLIAIAALWVWRSLLRPMYDRYMRPPEIDPEVAELERQEALREAQDIARAKEMDRFEENMKRARDMATKDPRAVAMVLRTWMNKDGK